A region from the Actinoplanes sp. OR16 genome encodes:
- a CDS encoding LysR family transcriptional regulator produces MELRHLRYFVAIAEAGTVSAAATRLHVTQPSLSRQLRQLERSLGVDLFDLVGRRLLLSPAGRTLLPLARDVLERAGALRAAAVFYAQGRLDRLTIGAPTVTLTDVVAPFIAGLETDDPMVDVLGADGLSPAETLRLGADLAISTVVAGDPFRSQALAVLPVWAYVPPSHRWAGRSGVTVAELLDEPLIVLPRSSTARQAFDTAVAALPSPASLVEAANGTVAQALAAAGRGIAVVTDDPRFDLAPLAIDLHERRLSIRLVAVWDSRHAAAATIEQFAVRLGDFVRARYNAPPV; encoded by the coding sequence GTGGAGTTGCGGCACCTCCGCTACTTCGTGGCGATCGCCGAGGCCGGCACGGTCAGCGCGGCCGCCACCCGGCTGCACGTCACGCAGCCGTCGCTGTCCCGGCAGCTGCGCCAGCTGGAACGGTCATTGGGCGTCGACCTGTTCGACCTGGTCGGACGCAGGCTGCTGCTGTCACCGGCCGGCCGGACCCTGCTGCCGCTGGCCCGGGACGTGCTGGAGCGGGCCGGAGCGCTGCGCGCCGCCGCCGTCTTCTACGCGCAGGGCCGCCTCGACCGGCTGACCATCGGCGCTCCCACGGTGACGCTCACCGACGTGGTGGCGCCGTTCATCGCGGGCCTGGAAACCGACGACCCGATGGTCGACGTGCTCGGCGCCGACGGCCTCTCCCCGGCCGAGACGCTGCGCCTCGGTGCCGACCTGGCGATCAGCACCGTCGTCGCCGGTGATCCCTTCCGGTCGCAGGCGCTGGCCGTGCTGCCGGTGTGGGCCTACGTGCCGCCGTCGCACCGGTGGGCGGGCCGGTCCGGGGTCACCGTGGCGGAGCTGCTCGATGAGCCGCTGATCGTCCTGCCCCGCTCGTCGACCGCCCGGCAGGCCTTCGACACGGCGGTGGCCGCCTTGCCCTCTCCCGCCTCCCTCGTCGAGGCGGCGAACGGCACTGTCGCCCAGGCCCTTGCCGCAGCGGGCCGGGGCATCGCCGTCGTGACCGACGACCCCCGCTTCGACCTGGCACCGCTCGCCATCGACCTCCATGAACGGCGCCTCAGCATCCGCCTGGTGGCGGTCTGGGACTCCCGGCACGCGGCCGCCGCCACGATCGAGCAGTTCGCCGTCCGGCTGGGCGACTTCGTGCGCGCCCGTTACAACGCCCCGCCCGTGTGA